CCGCTTCGGGCTCTACGGCCTCCTGATCGTCATCGCGCTGATCATGCTGTTCCCGTTCCTGGTCGTGCTGGGGTCCTCCCTCAAGGCACGCGATGACATCTTCCGCTTCCCCCCGCGGCTGCTGCCCTACGAGCAGACGACGGTCGAGATCGAGGAGGAGCCAGCGCCGCTCTACGTCATCGACGGCGAGGAGCGAGCCCTGGTCGGAGAGATCGATGTCGGCATCTACGCCCCACCCGCCGACTTGGACGACACCGTTCGACGGAACAGCCGTGACGTCGACCCGACCGGTGGCTTCACCAACCCCGAGAGCGTCGTGGTCGACGGTGAGGAACTCGATCTCTTCGACGTCGAGGTGGACGGCCAGATCGTGGAGATGGTCGAGGTGGGCAGCACCGTCGAGGGGGTCTTCGCCCTGACCGACGACCCGGACGACACGGTGACGGCGGTCACGCGAACCGCTGAGGCGGTGGAGACGGTCGGGTTCCAGCCGCAGAACTTCAGTGAGGTCCTGAATCGTCAGAACCTGGGGCGCTCGCTGTCCAACACCGTGTTGGTCACGCTGCTCGTCGTCGGCGGCACGATCCTGACCTCGATCCTCGGCGGGTACGCCTTCGCGCGGATCAGCTTCCCCGGCCGGGACGCGCTGTTCCTGATCTACATCGGCTCGATCATGGTGCCGTTCGTGATCCTCATCGTGCCGCTGTACCAGGTCATGGTCACGCTGGGCTGGGTCGACTCGTTGGCATCGCTGGTGTTCCCCTTCCTCTTCAACGCCTACGGGACGTTCCTCATCCGGCAGTTCTTCGTCTCGATCCCGGTGGAGCTCGAGGAGGCGGCGATCGTCGACGGTGCCTCCCGCTGGACGGTGTTGTGGCGCATCTTCGTCCCGCTGTCGACCCCGGCCATCGCGACGCTCGCCACGTTCATGTTCCTGTACGCCTGGAACAGCTTCGTGTGGCCCTTCATCGTGATCAACGCCGGCAACACCGAGAACCACGTGCTGACGGTGTCGCTGCAGCAGCTCGGCGGGCGTGCCGCCGACGCGCCGAACCTCATCTTCGCCGCCGTCATGATCGCGATCGCCGTGCCCGTCACGGTGTTCGTGCTCGCCCAGCGCTACTTCACCGAGAACCTGGCGACCAGCGGCATCAAGTAGGTCGGGTGGCCGGTCAGCCGGATGACGGACCGACGCTTGACTTGCCAGATGAGTCTCGCGAGTGTTTGCAACATGACCACAGTCAGTCACCGCGGTCCTCGGTCGCTCGTCCTCGGATGTGCCGGGGTCCTGCTCCTCACCGGCCTGTTCCTCGTCATGATCGCGGGATCCGCGGAGGCGCAGGAGGAGGTCGAGGTGCGCATGCTGGACAACTCCTACGATCCGCTCTCGATCAGCGTCGCGCCGGGCGGGGACGTGGTCTTCGTCAATGAGGGGCGGGTCGACCACAACGTCCTGGCCGTGGACGGCTCCTTCGACTCGACGGCCGAGGACGGCCAGAACACCGCGCCGGGCGAGGCGTTCACGGTCACCGTCCCCGACGAGGACGGCGCCGTCGACTACTACTGCTCCCTGCACGCCACGCTGGACGAGTCGGGGGAGTGGCAGGGCATGGTCGGCACCCTGCTGGTCGGCAACGTCCAGCCGGAGGAGACCGGGGAGACCACGGGTGCCGGCGGTCGAGCGTCGACCTCACCGAGCGAGTGGACCGGCGACACCGTCCGGGTGCCCGAGGAGTTCCCGACCATCCAGTCAGGCGTGGACGCCGCGCTTCCCGGTGACCTGGTCCTGGTGGGACCTGGGATCTACCGCGAGGCCGTGTCCGTCACCACGCCGGGACTCACCATCCGAGGCACGGACCGCAACACGGTCATCCTCGACGGCGAGTTGACCCGCGAGAACGGATTCGTCGTCACCGCGGACGGCGTGGCCATCGAGAACATGACCGCTCGCGGGTACACCGTGAACGGCTTCTTCTGGAACGGCGTGGTGGGGTACCGCGGGTCCTACCTGACCGCGATCGACAACTGGGTGTACGGGATCTACGCCTTCGACTCGGTGGACGGTCTGTTCGAGCACTCCTATGGCTCGGGGTCCTATGACGCCGGGTTCTACATCGGCCAGTGCAACCCCTGCGATGCCGTCATCACCGACGTGGTCGCGGAGTACAACGGGCTCGGCTACAGCGGGACGAACGCCTCCGGCAACATCTGGATCGTGGACTCGGTCTGGCGGCACAACGTGGCGGGCATCGTGCCGAACACCCTGGACTCCGAGCTGCTCCCGCCCACCCGCGACGTGGTCGTGGCCGGCAACTACATCCACGACAGCGGCGAGGTGGGGCAGGCCCCCTCGAAGGTGGCGGAGTGGTCGGCCTACGGCAACGGCGTCGTCCTGGCCGGTGTCCGGAACACGCTCGTGCGCAACAACCTGATCGTGAACAGCCCGACGTCCGGCGTGCAGGTGGTGTCGAACATCGACGCGAGCTTCTGGCCATCGGGAGGCAACGAGGTTCGCGACAACGTCATCCGCGGATCCGGCCGGGCCGACATCACCTTCGGCGGGCCCGGAGAGGCTGGCTCGTGTGCGGCGGACAACGATGCCGACACGACCATCCCCTGGTCCGCTGGTCTCCTGCACAACTGCGACGGGATCAACCTGCCGTTGCCGTGGGGGCTGGCGACCTCCTCCGATGCGCTGGGCCGGATCGCCCAGGCGGTGCACGAGCAGAACCCGCAGCTGGAGCACGGCGAGGCCCCCGACCCGGACCTCGACTTCGAGCAACTTCCCGGCGGGGAGGAGGCCGAGGTGACGCCGGCGGTGAACGTCTTCGACTCGCTGGACTTCGACCCGGATGAGATCACGACCCCGGTGCTGGACGAGGGGCTCGAGTTGGACGAGCGACGGCCTGTTGTGTTCGGGGTGGCGGTCGACGGTGGGTTCTGGCCGGTGTGGATGGGCGCGCTGCTGTGGTGGGTGCCGCTGGCCGTCTGGGTGCTCGGTGGCGCGTGGATCATCTGGCGGGTCTGGCGCTCGGACCGCGGCGTCGTCGGGAAGATCGGCTGGTCGGTGGGTGCGGTGACCCTGCCGATGCTGGGTGTCGTGGGCTACGCGGTCGCCGGAAACCGCGCGGCGCCGCTGGGCCGCCGGCTCGCAGTCGGGCTGGGCGGGCTGGTTCTCTGGCTCGTCGTCGTCGTGGTCACGCTGCTGGTCGGAGGGGTCCTGTGAGCACGGATGAGCCCGGCTCACCGCATGGTGGGGAACCTGACCTTCGTGGTGGGGAACCTGACCTTCCTGGTGGGGAACCTCACGGTCCAGACCTGCAGCAGGGTCCCCCAGACCTGCAGCAGGGTTCCCCGCCGACGGGGGCCAGGCTGGATCGCAGAGCCGCCCTCCGCCGGGTCGGAGGTGGAGGCCTCTCCCTCTTGGGAGCTGGCATCGTCGCCGGGTCCGTCGGGACCCATGCGGCCGCCCACGCCACCGCTGGCTCCGACCAGGGCCCAGCCGATCTCTACGGCGGCACACACCCCGCCGGCCATCTGGGTGCCCAAGACCTGACCGTTCAGGGAGGCGACCGCGGCGGGGTCCTCTCCAGCGGCCTGCCGGTCGGCGATGCTGCTGGCCCGTACGCCGGCCCGTACGCCATGCCCGAGCGAATGCCGCCGGACGCCTTGGATGCGCTCACCGTCCCGCCACCTCCGACGACCGGCCCGGTCGACATCGAGATGGAGGTCGTCGAACGGCCCCACCAGATCTCCCGTTCCTTCACCCTCCCACAGGCCTGGACCTACAACGGAACCCTTCCCGGCCCCACCATCCGGGCCACCGAGGGCCAGACCGTCCGAGTGCACTTCACCAACCGGACCGCCCACGACCACAACCTGCACTTCCACGGCCGGCACGCACCCGTCATGGACGGCTGGGAACCGATTCCACCCGGCGGGGAGACCGTCTACGAGATCGAGGCCGGTCCCGCCGGCGTCCACCCCTACCACTGCCACACGATGCCCATCGACGCGCACATCGCGCGTGGCCTGTACGGGATGTTCATCGTCGACCCACGAGGGGGCCGGCCCGACGCGCACGAGGTCGCGCTGACGCTCGGCGGCTTTGACATCGATGGCAGCGGCCGGAACGATGTGTACGCCTACAACGGGATCGCCGGATTCTACGAGGCGCACCCGATCCGGATCCCCACCGGCGAGCCGGTCCGCGCCTATGTGATGAACTGCATCGAGTACGACCCGTTGGCCTCGTTCCACCTGCACGCCCAGACCTTCGACGTGTACCCGGCGGGGATGGGTGACGCGCCGGCGTGGCACACCGATGTGCTGAGCCTGGGCCAGATGGAGCGGGCGATGCTCGAGTTCTCCCTTCCTGAGGTCGGCCGGTACATGTTCCACCCGCACCAGCACTCGATCGCCCATCGCGGGGCCATGGGTTGGTTCGCAGCAGTCTGAAGGAACGAGTTGCGGCAACCCCAAGCCGGGTAGGCAGAGACCATGACGACACGATCCCGCAACCCCACCGGCGCCACTGATCCGATCGTTCCCGACCCGGGGGAGGAGCCCGCGCCGCCACCCGACCCGGGTGAGCCGACACCCGTGCCTGATCCGGGGAAGCCGACTCCCCTTCCTGATCCCGGCACGCCGACCCCCGTGCCCGATCCTGGGCGTCCGACCCCGCATCCCGGCAGACCCCAACCCACGCCGCCCGCGCCGGACCCGATCCCGGTTCCTGATCCGACACCCACGCCGGGCCAGCCGATCAGCTGATCTGTACCGCTCGCCGTCCCGTCAGAACGGCAGGCCGTAGGAGGCGGCCAGGAAGCCCATGAAGGGGACGGTGTCCTTGGCTCGGTCCAGCAGCAGGTCTATGAACCCCTCGGACGTGACCTCATCCTCGGTCAGCGGTCGCATGACGACGAAGGAGGTTCGACGGAGGTCCTCGATGCGCTCATGGTCGCTGTCGAAGCCCTGCGGCGAGGTCTTGAGCTTGTCGCCGCCGAGCTCCAACC
The sequence above is a segment of the Euzebya tangerina genome. Coding sequences within it:
- a CDS encoding right-handed parallel beta-helix repeat-containing protein; the protein is MTTVSHRGPRSLVLGCAGVLLLTGLFLVMIAGSAEAQEEVEVRMLDNSYDPLSISVAPGGDVVFVNEGRVDHNVLAVDGSFDSTAEDGQNTAPGEAFTVTVPDEDGAVDYYCSLHATLDESGEWQGMVGTLLVGNVQPEETGETTGAGGRASTSPSEWTGDTVRVPEEFPTIQSGVDAALPGDLVLVGPGIYREAVSVTTPGLTIRGTDRNTVILDGELTRENGFVVTADGVAIENMTARGYTVNGFFWNGVVGYRGSYLTAIDNWVYGIYAFDSVDGLFEHSYGSGSYDAGFYIGQCNPCDAVITDVVAEYNGLGYSGTNASGNIWIVDSVWRHNVAGIVPNTLDSELLPPTRDVVVAGNYIHDSGEVGQAPSKVAEWSAYGNGVVLAGVRNTLVRNNLIVNSPTSGVQVVSNIDASFWPSGGNEVRDNVIRGSGRADITFGGPGEAGSCAADNDADTTIPWSAGLLHNCDGINLPLPWGLATSSDALGRIAQAVHEQNPQLEHGEAPDPDLDFEQLPGGEEAEVTPAVNVFDSLDFDPDEITTPVLDEGLELDERRPVVFGVAVDGGFWPVWMGALLWWVPLAVWVLGGAWIIWRVWRSDRGVVGKIGWSVGAVTLPMLGVVGYAVAGNRAAPLGRRLAVGLGGLVLWLVVVVVTLLVGGVL
- a CDS encoding carbohydrate ABC transporter permease, producing MAVQSGSTRRRILGRFGLYGLLIVIALIMLFPFLVVLGSSLKARDDIFRFPPRLLPYEQTTVEIEEEPAPLYVIDGEERALVGEIDVGIYAPPADLDDTVRRNSRDVDPTGGFTNPESVVVDGEELDLFDVEVDGQIVEMVEVGSTVEGVFALTDDPDDTVTAVTRTAEAVETVGFQPQNFSEVLNRQNLGRSLSNTVLVTLLVVGGTILTSILGGYAFARISFPGRDALFLIYIGSIMVPFVILIVPLYQVMVTLGWVDSLASLVFPFLFNAYGTFLIRQFFVSIPVELEEAAIVDGASRWTVLWRIFVPLSTPAIATLATFMFLYAWNSFVWPFIVINAGNTENHVLTVSLQQLGGRAADAPNLIFAAVMIAIAVPVTVFVLAQRYFTENLATSGIK
- a CDS encoding multicopper oxidase domain-containing protein; its protein translation is MGAGIVAGSVGTHAAAHATAGSDQGPADLYGGTHPAGHLGAQDLTVQGGDRGGVLSSGLPVGDAAGPYAGPYAMPERMPPDALDALTVPPPPTTGPVDIEMEVVERPHQISRSFTLPQAWTYNGTLPGPTIRATEGQTVRVHFTNRTAHDHNLHFHGRHAPVMDGWEPIPPGGETVYEIEAGPAGVHPYHCHTMPIDAHIARGLYGMFIVDPRGGRPDAHEVALTLGGFDIDGSGRNDVYAYNGIAGFYEAHPIRIPTGEPVRAYVMNCIEYDPLASFHLHAQTFDVYPAGMGDAPAWHTDVLSLGQMERAMLEFSLPEVGRYMFHPHQHSIAHRGAMGWFAAV